The nucleotide window CATCGATGATCTCCTCCAGGCGCACGAGGGTGCGGCCGCCGCGGACCGCCCCGCGCATCTCGATGTTCAGCTTCTTGATCTGGCTGTCGTCCGTGTACAGGCCGCCGTGCTGCAGAGCGTCCAGGAGCGCCTTCTGCACGTTGTCGATGTCCCTGCGCTGCCGGTCCGGC belongs to bacterium and includes:
- a CDS encoding RusA family crossover junction endodeoxyribonuclease; this encodes PDRQRRDIDNVQKALLDALQHGGLYTDDSQIKKLNIEMRGAVRGGRTLVRLEEIIDA